In one Euzebya rosea genomic region, the following are encoded:
- a CDS encoding ABC transporter substrate-binding protein — protein sequence MAVLVAACGDSADTPTAASDPTSAESTGAVETDGEVGATTAVRGIDDDTITLGAILDLSGPYNAAGVLMRDGVEAWVQQVNADGGVHGRQVEVIYEDNQSDPSATLAAANKLIFNDGVFALAGVHGSAAFGAILDLVEEEEVISFSLGLSEEMYNPTKDHVFVAAVPYAAQMERGVHHLVEEMGVARPAVLYQDDEFGESGLAGFDAAAEALGLEVAARETFVRGSDDVSAQVQAIIDAGADAVACVCIYTQSGLLRRELGRLGADDVPAFAINPSVGAPYFEIAGGSADNFFAADYYAHPGDPTYEAADAAVQAAHGRAAETFDLFGLVNTAVLLQAMQDAAELTPSGVVEALNAMDGVEIPGFVPPVEFGPDQHVASLASAVYAANPEDGDWQRVGDPVAPAE from the coding sequence ATGGCCGTCTTGGTCGCCGCGTGTGGTGACAGCGCCGACACCCCGACGGCTGCCAGCGACCCAACGAGCGCGGAGTCAACGGGAGCCGTCGAGACCGATGGGGAAGTAGGGGCCACGACCGCCGTCCGTGGGATCGATGATGACACCATCACCCTTGGGGCCATCCTCGACCTGTCGGGTCCCTACAACGCTGCAGGTGTCCTCATGCGGGACGGGGTCGAGGCCTGGGTGCAACAGGTCAACGCCGACGGCGGCGTCCACGGGCGTCAGGTGGAGGTCATCTACGAGGACAACCAGTCCGACCCCTCGGCAACACTGGCTGCGGCCAACAAGCTGATCTTCAACGACGGAGTCTTCGCGCTCGCCGGCGTGCACGGTTCGGCGGCCTTCGGCGCGATCCTCGATCTCGTCGAGGAGGAGGAGGTGATCAGCTTCTCGCTGGGGCTATCGGAGGAGATGTACAACCCCACCAAGGATCACGTGTTCGTGGCAGCGGTGCCCTACGCCGCCCAGATGGAGCGCGGGGTGCACCACCTGGTGGAGGAGATGGGTGTGGCGCGCCCCGCGGTCCTGTACCAGGACGATGAGTTCGGCGAGTCCGGGCTGGCCGGCTTCGATGCGGCAGCCGAGGCACTCGGCCTGGAGGTCGCTGCGCGCGAGACGTTCGTTCGGGGTAGTGACGACGTCTCTGCCCAGGTGCAGGCCATCATCGACGCTGGCGCCGACGCGGTCGCCTGCGTGTGCATCTACACCCAGTCAGGCCTGCTGCGTCGCGAGTTGGGGCGTCTGGGCGCCGACGACGTGCCTGCATTCGCCATCAACCCTTCGGTTGGCGCCCCGTACTTCGAGATCGCCGGCGGCAGTGCGGACAACTTCTTCGCAGCCGACTACTACGCCCACCCCGGGGACCCGACCTACGAGGCAGCCGACGCGGCGGTGCAGGCGGCGCACGGCCGGGCAGCGGAGACCTTCGATCTCTTCGGGCTGGTCAATACCGCAGTACTGCTGCAGGCAATGCAGGACGCGGCGGAGCTCACCCCCAGCGGTGTGGTCGAGGCCCTTAACGCCATGGACGGTGTCGAAATCCCCGGCTTCGTCCCACCAGTTGAGTTCGGACCCGATCAGCACGTCGCGAGCCTTGCCAGCGCGGTGTACGCCGCGAATCCCGAGGACGGGGACTGGCAGCGGGTGGGGGACCCTGTCGCCCCGGCCGAGTAG